The genomic stretch TTACGATATCAAACGTTGGAGAACAAAGTATTAGTTACGTGTAAACATGTATACTTACACATAAGAAAGGGAATGAACAAGATTTTGTAGGGAATTAGCAGTAAACTCAATCTCATCCATTAACACATGGTAATGAGTGGGTCGAGTTGTGCCCTATGGAATTGCAAACACCAATATAAGAAAAACTTGATTTACTCTAACATATTGAATTCAACTATTGAAAATAGAGCTTACAGTCATGTTGGCATGAGCGCACATGTAGAAGTCATAGTTCCTTGGATGACAAATTTTGTTATCGATAACAGTCCCCGCAATCCCAAAAAtaggtaaatttaaaatttaaaaattattatttgatGGAGGTAAAAGGCtcaaaaagtaatagaaaattgAAGACTGACAATAATAAAATACATACCAGGTGAGACATTGTAGGCGAGTTTGGAAGGAAGAACTTGGTATGATGATTTTTCTGGACAATTATTAATTTAAACTGTAGATACCATTGTTCATCAAGAAACTTGCAGGCCTATAGATAGTAGCAACAATTTGAACAAAATTAGGGCTCAACTGACATCAGTATATGTATTATACATTGACATAACTTAATAATTTGATCCAATTCAATGTTGAGAACTTGAATAAATTGTGATTCACTAACATCAACCCTGAATATCAAGAACTCATCACAAACAGCTCAAACATATTGGAAAACACACCCCATCAAGATACAAGATCCATATGCATTAATCCAATACTAGAAAACTAGAACAGAGTCTTGGAAATGATAATGTTTTCTGGTTTTCTTTTTCCTGGATTGATGTAGAAATAGACCACCAATTCCCTACATCATAGATAATAGCTTTCATTTAAAAGAAGAATAATACTcagtgaagaagttgaagaaaataatttagaaatgttAACAAACCGAATTCTGCCACTGTCATATTTCTCTCCTTTATTCCCTATTACAGGCTTAAAAAGTGAGCCTATCATTTTGACCTTAGGAGATTGTGTTTGCACAGAAGCTCTatagcaagaagatggccattgCCTTGAGCTTACAACCTTGAAACGATACAAAATGGATAGGCATGTAAGAAATAGCAAAAGAAGACTAGTcagggaaaaataaataaatgtaaataatAATTATAGTCACACAATTAGAGAAGTAACAAAAGCAGTAGAAATGCAACCTGTTAAATATACTACAACAATTGAAGGAATATCCGAATGTCTAGGAGATCCATGGGAAACACACATGCCCAAAATGATTGTCGGTGTACCTGAGACTAGAGGAATAGTTGATGATCATTCAATTGACAAGTAAGAGTTTATACCACCCATATGTGAAGGAAATACAAAATATTAGAAACAGAGTGAGAAAAAAATATCTAGACAGTGAGACGGAATATGACACCTTTGCATTGATTTTAAGCATCACATTTGTAAGGTTACTGGTCATTGACTCTTGTAGGGGTGAtacattgagaaacaattccatGATTAGCTAGACACTTGCGCTTCCATGGACCTATTGATGGATTATGCTTAACTCAAATATATACAATGATACAATAAAGATAGAAAAAATACAAACCATAAATATCTGAATTCTTATCTCAGCTAAAATGTAGAGGAGAAACTTTGGAGGAATAGAAAATTTCTTCTCAACTTCCCGTAACAATAATTCTTCTCAAAATTATTGTCTACATGTTACTTGAATGAAACATAAAGGATTTGTTaattagaaaagaaaataatCGCATCATAGGCATCCTCACTCTGCATGATTACTTGAATGAAATATAAAGGAGTAGATAGGAAGAAAAGACAATAATTTTGCATTTCAATAAAATTTGGATGCCCATTTTGATATTTTTGCATATGTATATTTCTTACATGGTCCAAAAAGGATTTGTGATCTTCTCCCGTGGCTGATCAAAGGGCAACATATTCCTCAATGACCtcctctctccctttcttcttaaTCTAGACTCCTACCGCATCTCGTCTTTCATAATCCACTGCTCCTCCTAATCTAAACGCCGAAGATATTTTAGGAACTGCACAAATGCCTTCTCAACATCTAAATCTCATGCACAAAGAAACCTTTTGAGAGTCACATTGCCCACATCCTGTAATTTAAGTCAAAAGGGTAAGATTTTGTGATTAGAAAAGATGAGGATCGATGTAGAGAAGTTGCTTGATAACCAAATGCATCTAGAACAAACAAGGACTAAAAATGAAAGAAATCTACCAATCGTCTACTTCGCCAATTGACAACGTAGAAGTGATAAGGTGTGACCTGGGCATCAAGGTATTCGGCTTTGATGAAGGCCCTCAGCGAAGcaaccttcttcttctccgcgtGGTCGCTGCCAGGCAACGCGAGCTTGTCTTCCACATCCATGGCCTTGCAGTGGGATTaatgaggaggaggaagaggacgaGGACGAGTAACGGATGAAGATCCAGAAGGAGGAGTAACAAATGAAGATccagaaggaggaagaggaggagttaCGTGTTGGCGTTTCTTGTCTTCGCCTTCACCTTCGACAACAGCTGGAAGGGAAATCTAGCATAGCACAGATGGTAGGCACATGACATCTCTAGCGTAATGGTCAGGAgttgattctcaggaactgacgacccgAGATTTACCCCCACCATGCGACTATAACCTGTGTACCTTCATTTATCTCTCTACATATTGTGAGGCTGACACTAGGGGGCcgttaaggtagcggatctacgcCTCAAAGCGGAATGAAGAAATGTGGCTACTTGTGATTTTGGGTGTTTGCTTTTAGATGTAgggttaagatttttttttttttgtgattactAATGAAAGTTGGACACGTGTCCCAATTTCTAGTGCGAGTTTTGTGGCGGAAAAATACAATGCTTGTAATTTCATTGACAACAATTTATAACCGTTGTCTTATTATCACAACGATAATGATTTATACATCGTTGTTCCAAGTTTTGCGAAATATTCTTATTAACATCGGTTCATTGCACCCGTTGTCCCAACTGTTGTTAAAATTATCTTTTGGGGTAACTGTTgcatcaaagacaacggttttgtcaaaaattGTTCTTTTTCTAAATTTATAACAGTTTTTcttaaaatcgatgtctttgtGGTATTGTCTTTATGCAATTTTATTGTAGtgcttatttgtttagtttaacgaattGTTCaagtttattcatttaattgatcttatatgagttaaataaatataaataaatttttatcaaactaaatattaaATTTGTTTATGAACATTCCATTAATTTACTATCCTATCATAAAAAAAGCATATACGTTTTTCTCCTTAAGAGCATCCACATTGTTCGTTAATGGGGTGTTATAACTTCCCTATTGATGTTAAAACTAATGTGAAAGGGGTGTTATAACACTCCTTCACATTAACACATTCATGACTTTGAACGTGTTAATGTAGTATGAGGTGGGCCAACCCTGGCCCACCCCAGTAAgtgcatttttttaatttttccattgaaaaatataaattttaaaattaaaatcaaataaaattgataaataataaataatgagtgtatttttaataataatattattttttaaatggtaataatttatttttttacatacTTTTTTCTAATGATTTAGGcttgtattttatattattttatttatttataatttatttattttatttaatttgaattaaattaaaaaattataacggCTAGTTAACtgctattattaaaaataataataataattttaatgttttaatatttatttatttaatatgatataagaTGATTGAGTGTATTATGAGCCTCATAAATAATGAGTATTAACATTAAAAGGAATGTGTGTAAAAGAGATGTGTTGTTATAACGAGTATGTGGCAATAGACCCTATATTTTTTTATAGGATGATGAATGTTATAATATAGATCCATTGTGGATACTCtaatttactttgaaaaataaatttaaatttgaaaaagttaatttaaaatataggatattatattttttaaattaaaaataaaataaaataaaaatatattttttatttctctGAATCAGTCTTGAGTGTGCGACTATGCTAGGTAAACCTTGGAGCTGCCAACATGGCCGGGCTGGGCCGAGCCGTACCCAGCCGATTAATCCCCTTAAACCCTACTTAGCTTTCCGTCGTAATATAAAAGTATCCCTTGGCCTCTGCCCAAAACCCTAATGGCGGGTTCCAACTACCACGAGTCACTTGACGCTGCCGACGCCGGTATCGGAGACGACGGGAAGCGGCGGCTCCACCACCTCTACAACCCCTATGAGTCCCTACACAACCCGTACGCCTTCCCTATGTACCCGCGCATCTACGACCTCCCCACCTCGCCCGAGTTCCTCTTCGAGGAGGATGCCTCCCTCCACCGCCGTTCTTGGAGTTACAATCTTAGCTTCTGCACCGGCGTTGGATACCTCTCCGGAGCCGCTATCGGTGGCGCCAGGGGCGTCCTCGACGGTGTCCATGCCTCCGAGCCCGGCGAGTCTCTCAAGCTCCGAATCAACCGGGTCCTCAACTCATCCGGTCAGGCTGGGCGCCGGCTGGGAAATTCCGCGGGACTGCTGGGTCTCATCTTCTCGGGCCTGGAGAGCGGGATTAGCGCCGCTATCCGGGATGACGGCATCTTGAGCACAGTGGTGGCCGGGCTGGGCACTGGGGCCTTGTTCAAGGCTGCCTCtggcccaaggtctgctgcagttGCGGGGGCGATAGGAGGCCTTGCAGCAGGGCTTGCTGTAGCTGGGAAGCAGGTGGCCAAGCGATATAtcccaatttaaaaaaaaaaagaaaaaagtcaTGTCTTTTTCAGGGAGTCTTTGTTGCTCTGTTATAAACTGTTGGGTATTTAGAAATTTGTAGGTTCTCTCTTCCTTAACATTTGGTTACCTTAGTATGGAACTATGTATAACATTATTTATCTGTTCTTGTCCAGTGCGTTCCTTGACATTTTCACATCATTTTGTAATTTACTTTTTTGATTGGTGGTATTAGTTTTTGTTCCTGTTTTTATTCTAGTATTTTTGTGGTGCTATGTTCATATGCTCAAGAATGGATCTTTTTCTGACTTATGAGGCATAGAAAACCTTGTATCAGTCTAGATTTGGCAGATAAAGATATTCCTGTCTGGTTAGTGACAATATGACATTTTGTCTTCTTGTTTGCATTAGGATTGGTAAAGTGTTCTCTGCCTGTGCTATCTTTCTGTTCTTTGTGTATGTTAGATAGTCGTTTACTAATTTGAAGATTTTGGCACTAGCcagttgttttgttttgtttgcttgtttgtttgtttgtttgttttctgGCAGGTTGAGTTCCAGTTTCTCACTGTGAAACGGCTACTCTTTTACAGGACCACATGCTGAAGTAGAGACTCAATGCTTTTTGTCAACAACCAAGGTAAAATACCGGACTAACCCTCAGTATTAGTGTGTTTTACAGTATGTACGTGCACATAGCTTGATTTGTATTTGTACTTTGGTGATTTAAAGGCCTTATCTATGGTAAAACTATGGAGTCGAGTGAAGATGACCTGCCTTTCTTGCTACCATCACATACTATTTGGCTTGTGTTAAATATTTCAGAACagaaaatcatgaaaattattcTCAAGGACATTTTCTGTCATTATCTACACTCTAAAATTATTTTCCATTTACTGATTTGTGCTGGTGTGACTTTAATACAAACAATGTAACATTTAATAATTTGATTGGGTTTAAAATCGATTACTAGGTGATCTGGATAAAGAATTCTGGTTCTTGTAGTGCTATCAATGACAAAAACTGATATCTGTAGAGCCTTCATGTGCTATGAACATCATATCTCAAGTTAATAATCTTCAAGCTCACAACAGTGTTCCACGTTTCTGGTAGGGCATTGAAGGTTACTGATTGGACTAGGTTGGCTATGATCTTGTTGGTGATTACTTGAGAAGTCTTTGTAATGCCTATCCTGTAATATGCTAAAGCAATAGAATTGGATCATTCTCCATTTTATGTAGTTTGACTACGAGCATGGTGTTTAGGTAATTACTATGTATcatttatcatgcaaaacatttgAGAAACATAGCATGGCCCAGAGCGCATCTTGCATATCTTCCATACAGAGTCTGGTTCTTAAAGAATACACATCTGTTTATAATTAAAATGATTCGCTGATTATTTGACAAGATTGGTGGAATCAATTGAACAAACAGGAGTTGATCAATTAACAACCTTATGTTAATAAAAAAGGGTACCACACATCTTAGCAAGAAAAGCATTCAAAGTTTCTCTCACTTTTTGAAACATGACCAGGCCTTTTAACTTACTTTCCCTTACTAAACTCTCTTCGTTGATAAAAGAATAACGCAAGTCGAATGCTGAATTTCTCGTGTTTATAATTTAGTTTACTTTCTCAGAGTAAACTAAGAATTGCAATGCTGTTAATTCCAAGGGGTGCTTGCTTAGTTTCTTGACTAGCTTGAATACTACTCGGCTTGAAGATTTTGCTTTTTCTATTaatggaaattttttatttttaggtttcatgttttagaaaaaaatttaaaagttagaaaaaaaaatttttatcacaaactttttgataaaaaaaaggatagcccggtgcacgaaactcccgTTATTCGGGATCCCGGGGAagaatccattgtacgcaaccttatccTATTTTTTACAAGAGGTTATTTTCAGTATTCAAATCCGTGATCTTTTGATCACAAAGTAATAATTTTACCGTTACGCCAAGACTCTCCTTTTCTCACAAACTTTTTGATAccattgaatatttaaatttattttttactcAAAAGATATacaatctttaaaaataagaaattaaatgataaaaaaaggcaatggaattcttttctttttaaaaacagCTTTTTAGTCTTTTTTGACCCAAAACAATCAAAAATATGTGCCTTTAGATAACAGTTCACTGGATAATATGTTTGGCTGGTCCATAATTTGTTTTAAGTTCAAGTTTCTAGAATAATgacaagtttttattttttatttattttatatcaaACTTGAAACTTATAAAGAGTTTTTACTTGCTCTTTATTTACTGCTTGTCTATCAAGTATTTGACTTGTAGAATATATGTTAGCAGTTTTTCATTTTACTAAGAATTTGATTCTTCAATGTGCATATTAAGTCCATTGTGCATTATTAGTTTATTTGCAGTTTGCACTTTCTTGTCATTCGTTGCTGATTTCCTATACATTAATTGTAGTATGATAATCCACAGGAAGAtttcctcatttttttttctcagcAATTGATTTCTTTTCTCTAGCTCAAACAACTACAGATTTATATTGTGGTTCCTCCATATACTTATTTTCTGATCTACGTGCCTATCTATCCTATACAAGTCTTAATCAAGAATCGTGAACTTGTGATACTTGTCAGATCTAACATTTGAGAGTAATTATTGTTCTGGTTCATAATCAATAACAACGATCCAATTTTATATCTCCCTTTATTTAACTGTGGTTACAGTTATGATGAGGAATTATTCTACTTGGTAAATTCCAATATTACGGGGCAAGGGTACACATTTTCTTTCAAAGTATCGTTAGTGTGCGAGACCAAATCTACTAGACTGATAACCCAATAAATCCAATACTTGAGAGTGTTTGTTACATAAACTAAAACATTGATGTAAACATAATTAGATATCACAATAATGAACTCAAAAATATTATTCTTGGTCGTAGGCGAAACAGAACACACAACTAATATTTGATCAATTAAACTCTCGAGAGTTGATATAACATGTAGTTAGTTAGCTCCTGAATGATTGATGCAAAATATGATAATGCTCATGCCAAACACCTCTCACTGCCGACCCCAAGGTGAGATGAAGGGAGGTAATCAGGAATTGAGTGACCCCCTAAGTGGGAGGGTTATGTTCCGCAGCTGCGACTCGAATCCTTGCCTATTGATGCAAGTCTACCACTTGGGTATC from Zingiber officinale cultivar Zhangliang chromosome 5B, Zo_v1.1, whole genome shotgun sequence encodes the following:
- the LOC121987340 gene encoding mitochondrial import inner membrane translocase subunit TIM23-2-like, translated to MAGSNYHESLDAADAGIGDDGKRRLHHLYNPYESLHNPYAFPMYPRIYDLPTSPEFLFEEDASLHRRSWSYNLSFCTGVGYLSGAAIGGARGVLDGVHASEPGESLKLRINRVLNSSGQAGRRLGNSAGLLGLIFSGLESGISAAIRDDGILSTVVAGLGTGALFKAASGPRSAAVAGAIGGLAAGLAVAGKQDHMLK